The Salvelinus namaycush isolate Seneca chromosome 28, SaNama_1.0, whole genome shotgun sequence genome contains a region encoding:
- the LOC120023318 gene encoding L-threonine 3-dehydrogenase, mitochondrial-like — protein sequence MRFCMPSAAALFGSLCHGCRSRARSLSFRGFSGSPRQNSRWNSQDSIDLPTAENPRILITGGLGQLGVGLAEILRKQYGTENVILSDIKKAPPEVYRSGPFVYADVLDYKNLRELVVNNRITWLVHYSALLSAVGEANVALARKINITGLHNVLDLALESCLRLFVPSTIGAFGPSSPRDPAPDLCVQRPHTIYGVSKVHGELMGEYLHHKYGLDFRCLRYPGIISANTQLGGGTTDYAVQIFHDALSTGHHECYLRADTRLPMMHIGDCHRATVEFMQAPEFQLSLRTYNIAAMSFTPEEVATEIRKHLPHLKVTYNPDSVRQTIADSWPVRFDDSNAQRDWGWKSTYGLEELVSDMLSSIRDKKTNAGLPVS from the exons ATGCGGTTCTGTATGCCCTCCGCGGCAGCTCTATTCGGATCGTTGTGCCATGGCTGTCGCAGCCGGGCGCGTAGTTTGTCATTCCGCGGCTTTAGTGGGTCGCCCCGACAGAACAGCCGCTGGAACAGTCAGGATTCAATTGACCTACCTACTGCGGAGAACCCACGAATTCTCATCACAG GCGGCCTTGGCCAGTTAGGTGTGGGGCTTGCAGAAATCCTGAG GAAACAGTACGGAACAGAAAACGTTATCCTATCGGATATTAAAAAGGCTCCACCAGAAGTGTACAGAAGTG gCCCGTTTGTGTATGCTGACGTGTTGGACTATAAGAACCTCAGAGAGTTGGTGGTGAATAACCGCATCACCTGGCTGGTGCATTACAGCGCTCTACTCAGTGCTGTGGGAGAGGCCAATGTGGCCCTGGCACGCAAGATTAATATCACAG GCCTTCATAATGTGCTGGACCTGGCTCTGGAGAGCTGCTTACGTCTCTTTGTCCCTAGCACCATCGGAGCTTTTGGCCCTTCTTCTCCCCGTGACCCCGCACCTGACCTGTGTGTCCAGAGGCCTCACACCATTTATGGGGTTTCCAAAGTGCACGGCGAACTGATGGGGGAG TATCTTCATCACAAGTATGGACTGGACTTCCGCTGCCTACGCTATCCTGGCATCATTTCAGCTAACACACAGCTTGGGGGAGGAACAACAG ACTATGCTGTCCAGATTTTTCACGATGCACTCAGCACAGGTCACCACGAGTGCTATTTACGCGCTGACACACGTCTGCCCATGATGCACATTGGTGACTGCCACCGTGCGACTGTGGAGTTCATGCAGGCCCCGGAATTCCAACTGTCACTGCGCACGTACAACATCGCTGCCATGAGCTTCACCCCTGAGGAAGTTGCCACGGAAATCCGCAAGCACCTGCCCCACCTCAAGGTCACCTATAACCCTGACTCTGTCCGCCAGACCATTG CGGACAGCTGGCCAGTGAGGTTTGATGACTCCAATGCACAGAGAGACTGGGGCTGGAAGTCGACTTATGGGCTTGAGGAGCTCGTCTCAGACATGCTAAGCTCCATCCGTGACAAGAAGACCAACGCCGGACTGCCAGTCAGCTAG